In Aerococcus loyolae, a genomic segment contains:
- a CDS encoding aminotransferase class V-fold PLP-dependent enzyme — MEHIETYLAQLGNRSDQRTGAVNTPIYLSTAYAHPGLGESTGFDYSRTANPTRNILQEGIKNLEAGDYGFATSSGMAAIQLVIEGLLEAGDHVVTLQDLYGGTYRYFHAVEERGQYRFTYCLSAEEIDQSLNDDVKLVFIETPTNPMMTEFDIQAIADKAHAVGALVVVDNTFYTPVLQQPLRQGADVVVHSATKYLAGHNDVLAGLVACRGDAIGEALAFQLNTTGATLGPIDCWLTIRGLKTLALRMNQHQSNAQAIVDYLKTESLVSQVFYTGKGGMVTFEMADQSKINDWLHAVKIFTFAESLGGVESLVTYPKTQTHADIPEELRLKYGLNDGIVRLSVGIENGQDLVKDLRNAFDQIR; from the coding sequence ATGGAACATATTGAAACCTACCTTGCTCAGCTTGGTAACCGCAGCGATCAACGTACTGGAGCCGTTAATACACCAATTTATTTAAGTACTGCCTACGCTCACCCTGGTTTGGGCGAGTCAACCGGATTCGATTATTCACGGACAGCCAACCCGACTCGAAATATCCTACAAGAGGGGATTAAAAATTTAGAAGCGGGCGACTATGGTTTTGCCACGAGTTCAGGGATGGCAGCTATCCAACTCGTTATTGAAGGGCTTTTAGAAGCGGGCGACCATGTCGTCACCTTGCAAGACTTATATGGGGGGACCTACCGCTACTTCCATGCCGTAGAAGAACGCGGCCAATATCGCTTTACTTACTGTTTAAGCGCAGAAGAAATTGACCAGTCCTTAAATGATGATGTTAAATTAGTCTTCATTGAAACGCCTACCAATCCAATGATGACGGAATTCGATATCCAAGCCATTGCTGATAAGGCGCATGCCGTTGGGGCCTTGGTCGTTGTGGATAATACCTTCTATACCCCTGTCCTACAGCAACCTCTTCGCCAAGGGGCAGATGTTGTGGTTCATTCGGCTACCAAATATCTCGCCGGGCATAATGATGTTTTAGCTGGCTTGGTAGCCTGTAGGGGCGATGCCATTGGTGAAGCCCTAGCCTTCCAGTTAAATACCACAGGGGCAACTTTAGGTCCAATCGATTGTTGGTTAACCATTCGTGGGCTCAAAACGTTGGCCTTACGGATGAACCAACACCAGTCTAATGCCCAAGCCATTGTTGACTACCTAAAAACCGAGTCATTAGTTTCCCAAGTCTTCTATACCGGTAAAGGCGGTATGGTAACCTTCGAAATGGCTGACCAAAGTAAAATCAATGATTGGTTACATGCCGTTAAAATATTTACCTTTGCAGAAAGTTTGGGTGGGGTAGAGAGTTTAGTTACTTATCCAAAGACTCAGACCCATGCCGATATTCCAGAAGAATTACGGCTTAAATATGGTCTTAATGATGGAATTGTCCGCTTGTCGGTCGGCATTGAAAATGGCCAAGACTTAGTAAAGGACCTAAGGAATGCATTTGATCAGATACGTTAA
- a CDS encoding LysR family transcriptional regulator, whose amino-acid sequence MNFQKLKYAVVVANSGSFREASRRLYMAQSSLSTAIKELEEEYQIQIFERTKRGVFITNEGSEFLSYAEDILSQVETLENRYLEDNERRLFSVSGQHYDFACEAFSQLIAEESGNGWDFRFLETSTSQVLEDVKRSYSELGLLYMNDKNQRVIEQYLNRYELVFHQLGNFYPHAFVGTKHPLADRDQVSLEELSQYPVIKFEQSRGSSMQFTEESLEPDFEGQEVVYASDRATVINVLANTQAYLIGSGLVTSPFADLERIIPIEGQDNKPNKIGYIEARYRKTSPFAKRYITLLENMVNS is encoded by the coding sequence ATGAATTTTCAAAAATTAAAATATGCCGTGGTGGTTGCCAACAGTGGTTCCTTTCGTGAAGCTAGCCGCCGCTTGTATATGGCACAATCTAGTTTGTCTACCGCGATTAAGGAATTAGAGGAAGAGTACCAAATTCAAATTTTTGAGCGTACTAAGCGGGGAGTATTCATTACCAATGAGGGAAGCGAATTCCTCTCTTACGCCGAGGATATTCTCTCACAGGTTGAAACTTTAGAGAACCGCTATTTAGAAGATAATGAGCGACGCTTGTTTTCTGTCTCAGGACAGCATTATGACTTTGCTTGTGAGGCATTTAGCCAATTAATTGCTGAAGAGAGCGGGAATGGCTGGGATTTTCGTTTTTTGGAAACTTCAACCAGCCAAGTCTTAGAAGATGTCAAACGGTCCTATTCTGAGTTAGGGCTCTTATACATGAATGATAAAAACCAGCGGGTCATTGAACAGTATCTCAACCGCTATGAGTTGGTCTTTCATCAATTGGGAAACTTCTACCCCCATGCCTTTGTGGGGACTAAGCACCCCTTGGCTGACCGTGACCAGGTGTCTTTAGAAGAATTGAGCCAGTACCCCGTGATTAAATTTGAACAAAGCCGGGGCTCTTCCATGCAATTTACCGAAGAATCTCTGGAGCCTGATTTTGAAGGACAAGAGGTTGTTTATGCTTCTGACCGGGCTACCGTCATTAATGTTTTAGCCAATACCCAGGCTTATTTGATTGGGTCCGGTTTAGTGACTTCTCCTTTTGCTGATTTAGAACGCATCATTCCTATCGAAGGCCAGGATAATAAGCCCAATAAAATTGGTTACATCGAAGCCCGCTACCGGAAAACATCCCCCTTTGCTAAGCGTTACATCACCTTATTAGAAAATATGGTAAATTCATGA
- a CDS encoding GNAT family N-acetyltransferase, whose protein sequence is MAYEIQKDGNAFIIEGEDGQKIGEITWSPADKFVIADHTWTHPSLRGKGVAGQLLDHLVDYMKEEGKYILPSCPYVVEKFKRQPQKYDFINYHKQGQDKD, encoded by the coding sequence ATGGCTTACGAAATACAAAAAGACGGCAATGCTTTTATTATTGAAGGTGAAGATGGCCAAAAAATCGGTGAAATTACTTGGAGTCCGGCAGATAAATTTGTGATTGCTGACCATACTTGGACCCATCCTTCTCTTAGAGGAAAGGGAGTGGCTGGGCAGTTACTTGATCACTTGGTGGATTACATGAAAGAGGAAGGTAAATACATCTTACCCAGCTGCCCGTATGTGGTAGAAAAGTTTAAACGCCAACCCCAAAAATATGATTTTATTAACTACCATAAACAAGGCCAAGATAAAGACTAA